AGTCTGTTTccataagatttacagccttggaaaccctatggggcagttctacacttaaccactaggagtcagaatcgactagatggcagtgggtttggttttttggtttgatgacTGTATCACACTAAGTTGATTTTATTTTGGAGGCACGTTAATTCTAAAGTTttgtcttgtttgttttgtttctagcAGGAAAATATGGCTCAGGAGACTAACCAGACCCCAGGGCCCATGCTGTGTAGTACAGGATGTGGCTTTTATGGGAATCCTAGGACAAATGGAATGTGTTCTGTTTGCTACAAAGAACATCTTCAGAGGCAGCAGAATAGTGGCAGAATGAGCCCAATGGGTAAGTTGATTCCAAGGACAAACACATTTGAAGAACTGgtggacagaaaatacagagccaACAATTGGGGGCCTGAGACTGAGTATCAATGTTAAAAGCCCAAGGAGTGAGGACCTCTGAGAAGAGCTTGAAATTAAAGAAACGGCTCAAGTACTTGGCCTGACTGCATGAGGAGTGAATGACTATCTACCGGCATCTTCTAGCTTTTTTAGTTGTGTTCACTGGattactttttatatatttttttgtttggaTACTCACATAAGTATAGGATTCTGCAACACAGTGAAAGTTCTTAACTCACTAATCTAATTAAATGCAAGTATTACTTATTAATAGTTTTGATATTAAATGAGTTTTTGTAGTGTTGATTTGGTTCTTATAAatcctttttttaaatagggaCAGCTAGTGGTTCCAACAGTCCTACCTCAGATTCTGCATCTGTACAGAGAGCAGACGCTAGTTTAAACAACTGTGAAGGTGCTGCTGGCAGCACATCTGAAAAATCAAGGTAAGATTGAATATTTGGGGGTTTTTAGGATCACAAGAAAGCAATACATCTGCTATTAGTACCCTTATAAAGATTTTAATATATCACATGTCTTTGGCTTTGTATGAATCACACAGAGAtttcactgagtcggaatcgattcaacagcagtgggtttagttttggttttggataataCGTAATCTCGTAGGTCATTGAGTAAAGAGAAATATGTTAAAACACAGTATGTAACACCCTCAGGTACTGTGTTGAGAATGCTGTGCTTTCACTTGTAATTAAGGTTTAGGAATTGTAGTGAGACTGCAGACTTTGTATATGGTAGTACCACATAAGGCTGCCCCATTTATCAAATTGCTTTCTTTATCCTCAGACATTTATGATGGGACTCTGATATTCTTTTTAAGTTTATCTAGATTTATTTGATCTTATTTGAAAGAACATAACTGAAAATTGAACTGACAACTTATTCTTTATACCAGAAAGTACCCTTAACGTCTTTAGAAATAATTGTTTGCTTGAACTCAAATAGAAATGTGCCTGTGGCTGCCTTGCCTGTAACTCAACAAATGACAGAAATGAGCATTTCAAGAGAGGACAAAATAACTACCCCGAAAACAGAGGTGTCAGAGCCAGGTATGCTTTTTGTTTAATACTAGTTCAGTTCTGAATTTGGTATTTTGAGAGAAGGTTGGTTGAGGggttttctttccttccaattaTAGGACCAAAGAGCTATAAAGTACAAGTCAAGCAAGAAGCACTACCTTTAAAGTATCTGGAAGTGTAAAATAGTTTCTCTCTTATATCTTTCCCTAACCCACTCACCCCACTGCTATAAATCACCAGTTTGTGATCGGGATACTGGAAGTGTTGAGAGCTTAATGAAATTGAAAGGTAGTTTGACATCTTTTGACGTTATCTAAATAGGTATTGTCCACTTAAATTTGTTCATAAATATAGAAGAAATTCTAGATTAAATTTTAAgagccacaaagaaaaaaaaagtcaatattgTAGAAAACTGATCAAGCACAACAGAACACATTGCATGCTAAAAAACTTTCCAACTGAAAAGATGCAGTATCACTATTACATTTTGTAGGAGTTTAAAACTCAGTATGGAAAGGCTTTTGGTTTTCATTAGTGACTTTGAAGCTGTGATCAGTTATCACAACTGAAGTGAGAACACTGACTTGTTGAAATTACTTGTGCTGGGCCCTTGAACAAGAGGATTTGTGCACATAGTTCGAGTCAGTTCGTTATTTTGTGGTAGAGTGGTTGACTGAACACAGTGTAAAAGATCGTTGTGAGGAGAAAATGGTGTCAGTGGAAATGCTTCTTTGCAGGCTTGCTTTCACTAACACCATAGTCAAGCTATGGCTGTAAGTAAACTTTATTATATTATAAACAGTCCTTTTAAGTTAGGTCAGATTCTGAAGTTTGGCAGATGCATCTGGTATTTTGAAACGTTTCATCCTTCTGAACAAAAGCTGACCAAATTAAAAAGGTTTTTGAGGCTTTTGTTATTTggactcttttctttttttaaataagtttactCTGACCTTGGAAGAATACTCAAGTTAGATCTATAGCTGTCCCTGCATTTATCATAACTTAGTAGGCATTCTGTGGTTCATAGCTGTCTGGCTTTTCTGTATCATTTTTCTCTTACCCCTTCCTTCTCTGTATGTCTTAGGAACCACTGTTTATTTTGTAAGTCGTGGCCAAAAAATTGGCTGTGACCTCCCTCTTTAGCCCCcgtttttattcccataaattaTTAGGCTTTATCCTCATAACACCAGGAAGAATTATATTGAGGTTATCATAGAAGCTTGTTAGGAATAAGCAGTAGATAGAATATTATTCTAATATTAGGCTGTTAATCCGGTTGGTTATATTGCTAATACAAATGAGTTATAAATTTGGAGAGGGTTTTAGAGTAAGTTGTCATTAAACCAGTCAGCTTGTTTTAGGAGCTTGGATTTACACTAATAGCTGACTTACTGTTTAGGCAGAAATTTCAGCGTGGCATACATACGCCACTTTTAGGGTTTGGATTGATAATAACACAAGAGTTTATAGTGTTTCTGGTATAACTGACTTTTATGTAAGTAGATTTTGGTATTTTAAAGAATTAACGTGTCTGTGGCCTTTGATACAGTcatctgtaatttttattttgacatttgaTGTCATGTGTGAATTAAAACTTAAAGACCTTTTAGGTGgagaaataggatttttttttttaggtcatatCTCATTGTCCAAATCTGGTACCCATTTGAAATAAGTAtctcaaagtaaaaataaaaaccatgctttaaaaaatcatgttctgcctgtagaatccttaaTAGTCTAAAATTGAAGCTTCACAAGTGCTTATGCTGGGCTAAAGACTATCTTTGCtaacctttaaaaagaaaaaaaaaacttccagattTTCTCCCTGTAACAATATAATGCACTTAGGAAAAtggtaaaataatttttattttggagtTATCGGGTCTGAAGCTGATTAGGGGTtaagattttgggtttgtcaagatttgcccattttttctacAGGATTGTTTTTTTCTATCAGCTTAAAACCAAAATGACTTTTTAATAGATGCCTCAGAAGTTTTCATCTTAATTCACTGAGAGTTAATGAATTTGAACTACCCTAATTAAGAAGTTTGCATTTAGAAAATTGCAATGTGGAAAAATTGAGCACATGACCAGCATCTCCCAGGTTTTTACAACTTAGGATTTTGTTTCCCGGTACTAGAAAAAGTGAGTTTAAAGAATACAAGATGtagaaaatttataaaattcaGGGGTGCAAGCACTCTATGGTGATTAGCAAAATGTTCTCAGATTTGGAAGTCCTGATTTTAAAGTAGAGAATCCTTATTTAAagtatgtgtttttaaaaaaggctTCTTACGAGTTTTTGCTAAAGACATTACCATTTCTCttaaatgtttccttttttgACTTCTATCAGCTGGTGAATTCTTGACAGATTGCTGATTTCCACTCTTGTTTTTCAGTTGTCACTCAGCCCAGTCCATCAGTTTCTCAGC
This DNA window, taken from Loxodonta africana isolate mLoxAfr1 chromosome 9, mLoxAfr1.hap2, whole genome shotgun sequence, encodes the following:
- the ZFAND5 gene encoding AN1-type zinc finger protein 5 encodes the protein MAQETNQTPGPMLCSTGCGFYGNPRTNGMCSVCYKEHLQRQQNSGRMSPMGTASGSNSPTSDSASVQRADASLNNCEGAAGSTSEKSRNVPVAALPVTQQMTEMSISREDKITTPKTEVSEPVVTQPSPSVSQPSTSQSEEKAPDLPKPKKNRCFMCRKKVGLTGFDCRCGNLFCGLHRYSDKHNCPYDYKAEAAAKIRKENPVVVAEKIQRI